From the Bacillus sp. FJAT-22090 genome, the window ACCTGCTTCCTCATCCTTAAAAGAAATATGAACATTTTCAACTTTTAATAATTCTGTTTCCATTGGTTTGATTGTCAATGATCTACCTCCTAGCGACTAGTTCGGAACCTGTGCCTTTTATGGACGATTCATAAAATGTTGATAGGCTAATTCAGCAATACGAGCGATTGGTTCATCCCCTTTATACTCCAAGGAACTACCAACAGAATACACCGTAATGACAAATTCTCCTTTATCCTCGGGTAAATAAACGATACCAGCATCATTGAACATTGTTCCAAGACTGCCCGTTTTATTTGCTACTTTTTTATTTCGAGGCAATAACCCTCCAATACGTTGCTGAAAGTGCTGTTTAAACAAGATTTCGCGGATATCACTAGAGCACTCTGCTGACACGAATTCACCTAAAGCAATTTTTTCGAGTAACAGACTCATATCCTTAGCAGAACTTACATTATTCTCGGTGCTATCTTGAAAAACAATACTTTCCCAATCATATTCACCTTCGATGAGACGTCGTATTATTTCATCAAATAGTTCAAAACTATATGGCTGAGAAGGTATACCTACACTTAAACTGAGTAGCTCCCAAATAGTATGCTTAGTGTAAATATTACTTAAT encodes:
- a CDS encoding serine hydrolase, whose protein sequence is MSLQQKIESYIENIDATFGIYIKHLGTNEEVNIQENQLFQMASVCKVPILATLYEKVYKGEIDLQERIKLVEEDYVPGSGVFQAMDYGVQPTIKDLATMMIIVSDNLATDKVLSIVGGADRVQDRMHQLGLSNIYTKHTIWELLSLSVGIPSQPYSFELFDEIIRRLIEGEYDWESIVFQDSTENNVSSAKDMSLLLEKIALGEFVSAECSSDIREILFKQHFQQRIGGLLPRNKKVANKTGSLGTMFNDAGIVYLPEDKGEFVITVYSVGSSLEYKGDEPIARIAELAYQHFMNRP